The following proteins come from a genomic window of Panulirus ornatus isolate Po-2019 chromosome 21, ASM3632096v1, whole genome shotgun sequence:
- the LOC139756228 gene encoding group XIIB secretory phospholipase A2-like protein, whose product MMEAQGALKEVLDTVKTGMKTLSDSVKSVENFIDSAVEEDCVYECIGPGEKIALPNPEHIAKANGCGSFGVIFGEEDLSRPEMVHCCNDHDICYDTCGTKKENCDQRFKRCLYSTCEVNRKEMSNLAYKKCRGGAKLLYIATITVGCASFKEAQDNACVCVDVRDVPHKKDEL is encoded by the coding sequence ATGATGGAAGCACAGGGAGCACTGAAGGAAGTGCTTGATACTGTGAAGACAGGTATGAAAACTCTTTCAGATTCTGTAAAATCTGTGGAAAACTTCATAGATTCAGCAGTGGAAGAAGATTGTGTTTATGAATGCATTGGGCCTGGTGAAAAGATTGCTCTCCCTAATCCTGAACACATTGCTAAGGCAAATGGATGTGGCTCTTTTGGGGTAATTTTTGGAGAGGAAGATCTGTCACGGCCAGAGATGGTGCACTGCTGTAATGACCACGATATCTGTTACGACACATGTGGAACTAAGAAAGAAAACTGTGACCAAAGATTTAAAAGGTGCTTGTATAGTACATGTGAAGTTAATAGAAAAGAAATGAGTAATTTAGCATATAAGAAATGTAGAGGTGGAGCCAAATTGCTTTACATAGCAACAATAACTGTAGGCTGTGCATCATTTAAAGAAGCTCAGGATAATGCctgtgtttgtgttgatgtaaGAGATGTTCCTCACAAGAAGGATGAACTTTAG